The following are encoded together in the Rana temporaria chromosome 12, aRanTem1.1, whole genome shotgun sequence genome:
- the LOC120918381 gene encoding E3 ubiquitin-protein ligase TRIM39-like translates to MASADLRDDLRCSICLDIYTDPVNLRCGHSFCRECIDHVLDTQETSGLYTCPECREEFKERPVLSSARALRNIAEMLLISQSNQEETGIYCTYCVDSPVPAIKSCLWCESSLCGRHLRVHPKSPEHVLSDPTNSPENRKCSIHKKIVEYYCTKEKVCICAHCIVIGDHKGHPVESLDEASEKKKEKMRKDLEMMTSNIAWAEKQVRSLEERKTDVQEKAAGVMERVAALFRDIRRELEELEKRVLSEISMEEKKMSQSLSNLIQQLEIQKDELSRMMSHIEELCNISDPMTILKDRNSDREEICHTEQEDNMETMIPREGDFYENSITEKLHKLSDFIKDFTFCIQKPEGVLLDEETAIFNIQFSGYFKTAFRSAVQINRPEGPQRLRDGQVLSRKSFSSGRHSWEVDTSNSTTWRVGLCYPSMDRNSFIGENKYSWCIGRHNNEYHYVYESKRIPFPHKPTSHKFRICLDYEAGKISFYELSDPIRHLHTFTITFTEPLHLGIYFWNGSVPIAK, encoded by the coding sequence ATggcgtctgctgatctgagagACGATCTGAGGTGCTCCATCTGTCTGGACATTTATACAGATCCGGTAAACCTGAGATGTGGGCACAGCTTCTGCCGGGAATGTATTGACCATGTGCTGGACACTCAGGAGACGTCTGGACTTTATACCTGTCCGGAGTGCAGAGAGGAGTTCAAGGAGCGACCTGTACTGTCTAGCGCTAGAGCTCTACGGAACATAGCGGAGATGCTTTTGATTTCTCAGTCCAATCAGGAAGAGACAGGGATTTATTGTACTTACTGTGTGGATTCTCCTGTACCGGCTATAAAATCCTGCCTGTGGTGTGAAAGTTCTCTATGTGGCAGACATTTGAGAGTCCATCCCAAGTCACCAGAACACGTCTTATCCGATCCCACCAACTCCCCGGAGAACAGAAAATGCTCCATCCATAAAAAGATTGTGGAGTATTACTGCACCAAGGAAAAGGTTTGTATCTGTGCTCACTGTATTGTCATTGGAGATCACAAAGGACACCCGGTGGAGTCGCTGGATGAGGCCtctgagaagaagaaggagaagatgaGGAAAGATCTGGAGATGATGACCTCAAATATTGCATGGGCTGAGAAACAAGTCCGGAGTCTGGAGGAACGCAAGACAGACGTACAAGAAAAAGCAGCCGGTGTAATGGAGAGAGTCGCTGCCCTGTTCAGAGATATCAGGAGAGAGCTGGAAGAACTTGAGAAGAGAGTCCTGAGTGAGATTTCCATGGAGGAGAAGAAGATGTCACAATCTCTGTCCAATCTAATCCAACAACTGGAGATACAGAAGGACGAGTTGTCCAGGATGATGAGTCACATTGAGGAATTGTGTAACATCTCCGACCCAATGACCATCCTGAAGGATCGGAACTCAGACAGAGAGGAGATCTGTCATACCGAGCAGGAGGATAATATGGAGACAATGATTCCGAGGGAAGGTGATTTTTATGAGAATTCCATCACAGAGAAATTACACAAATTATCTGACTTTATAAAAGATTTTACCTTCTGTATACAGAAACCAGAAGGAGTTTTACTTGATGAGGAAACAGCCATTTTTAATATACAGTTTTCAGGGTATTTTAAAACTGCGTTCAGGTCAGCAGTCCAAATAAATCGTCCAGAAGGTCCCCAAAGATTAAGGGACGGTCAGGTTCTAAGCAGGAAAAGTTTTTCTTCAGGGCGGCATTCCTGGGAGGTGGACACGAGTAATTCTACTACCTGGAGAGTCGGGTTGTGTTATCCCAGTATGGACAGGAATTCATTTATTGGGGAAAATAAGTATTCCTGGTGTATAGGAAGGCATAATAATGAATATCATTATGTGTATGAAAGTAAACGTATACCATTTCCCCACAAGCCAACCAGCCATAAATTCAGGATCTGTCTGGATTATGAAGCCGGGAAGATCTCCTTTTATGAGCTGAGCGACCCAATcagacacctccacaccttcaccatcaccttcactgagcccctccacCTTGGGATCTATTTTTGGAATGGATCAGTGCCAATTGCCAAGTAG